One Methanohalophilus mahii DSM 5219 genomic window carries:
- a CDS encoding DNA polymerase II large subunit has translation MGDIEVSETMQKYFDLMEEVLHNEIEIANRARSQGKDPKPETEIPLAKDLADRVENLIGVEGVAGRIRELETDLSREEAALALGKDIAAGNVGNFDTKREAIESAIRVAVAMLTEGVVAAPIEGIDSVGLGKNDDGTEYIKIYYAGPIRSAGGTAQALSVLVGDYVRRGIGVDRYKPRKEEVERYVEEILLYRRIATLQYMPSEDEIRLIVENCPICIDGEPTEQEEVEGYRNLERIETNRVRGGMALVLAEGLALKAPKVQKHVNKLKIDGWEWLDTFISGGSSDEEDKDEKNKVKPKDKYMRDLIAGRPVFSHPSRPGGFRLRYGRSRNTSFAASGINPAGMVIMDNFIVAGTQLKIERPGKAAGMAPVDSIEGPTVRLYNGDVLRIDDEKTAIELHSQVETIIDIGEILINYGDFLENNHPLIPASYCVEWWAQEYANKTGQNAPENPNQHEVMDICNTYNLPLHPDYICTWHDIDRDEFVKLAEFIAQNGITKERGNKLLLPEEKAKEQGIKTILEKLLVLHRIYDEKITIENPLPFIQCLGFEENLKKQWEELPCEDVLECVNKLSGWTVREKAPMRIGARMGRPEKANRRKMSPAPHVLFPIGESGGNTRMLSSAASYKANNNSKVGEINIEIGNRICPSCGMETHEFRCECGTHTIPKLFCPRCGRAVNKDICPKCKATTSCVTAHNINFKTIYDRAFERLGERNKLESFKGVKRMMSKHMTPEPLEKGILRAKHDLFTFKDGTVRYDMSDLPLTHIRADELGTTAEKLRELGYETDIHGNKLESNDQVVTLNVQDLVVSLGAAEYILQTTKYIDDLLVKYYGLEPYYKAETIEDIIGVMLIGLAPHTSAGVLGRLVGFTKASVGYAHPFFHAAKRRNCDGDEDCVMLLMDGLINFSHEYLPDKRGGKMDAPLVLTTRIDPSEVDKEAHNIDVCSSYPLEFYENTLNYTNPKELEDIIDLVSGRLGTRAQFDGFMFTHDTSDIAGGPVKSAYKTLGSMVEKMDAQLSLAEKIRAVDVADVAERVLISHFLPDLFGNLRAFSRQGTRCVKCGGKFRRAPLTGTCPHCGGRVILTVHEGAVKKYLEVSLKVAKKYNVSSYTQQRIELIGYDIESLFKNDKSKQMGLADYM, from the coding sequence ATGGGAGACATTGAAGTAAGCGAAACCATGCAGAAATACTTCGACCTGATGGAAGAGGTTCTGCATAATGAAATTGAAATAGCAAACCGTGCACGTTCACAGGGAAAGGATCCAAAACCCGAAACAGAAATTCCCCTGGCAAAAGACCTTGCAGACCGGGTAGAAAATCTTATCGGGGTTGAAGGGGTAGCCGGGCGAATCCGGGAACTGGAAACCGATCTGTCGCGGGAAGAAGCAGCCCTGGCCCTTGGAAAAGACATCGCTGCCGGCAATGTGGGAAACTTTGATACAAAACGTGAGGCAATTGAGAGCGCCATACGGGTGGCGGTTGCAATGCTTACCGAAGGCGTAGTTGCCGCCCCAATAGAGGGAATCGACAGTGTAGGCCTGGGCAAAAATGATGATGGTACGGAATATATCAAGATATACTACGCAGGACCCATACGCAGTGCCGGTGGTACGGCACAGGCTCTTTCTGTACTTGTGGGAGATTATGTCAGAAGAGGAATAGGTGTTGACAGGTACAAACCCCGTAAGGAGGAAGTGGAAAGATATGTAGAAGAAATATTGCTATACAGACGAATTGCCACTCTCCAGTACATGCCCTCTGAAGATGAAATACGCCTGATCGTTGAAAATTGTCCCATCTGCATAGACGGAGAGCCCACTGAACAGGAAGAGGTCGAAGGCTACAGAAACCTCGAAAGGATTGAAACTAACCGGGTTCGCGGGGGAATGGCACTCGTACTTGCCGAAGGACTGGCCCTTAAAGCCCCAAAGGTACAAAAACATGTGAACAAACTCAAAATCGACGGATGGGAATGGCTGGACACGTTCATTTCAGGAGGGAGTTCTGATGAGGAAGACAAAGATGAGAAAAACAAGGTCAAGCCCAAGGATAAATATATGCGGGATCTTATTGCAGGCAGACCTGTATTTTCTCACCCATCCAGGCCTGGTGGATTCAGGCTCCGCTATGGCAGGTCACGCAATACATCGTTTGCGGCATCCGGCATAAATCCCGCAGGCATGGTCATAATGGATAATTTCATCGTTGCAGGGACCCAGCTGAAAATAGAAAGACCCGGAAAAGCTGCTGGAATGGCACCTGTGGACTCTATCGAAGGACCGACCGTGCGCCTCTACAACGGAGATGTGCTTCGAATAGATGATGAAAAAACTGCAATCGAGCTACATTCACAGGTAGAAACCATTATTGACATTGGTGAAATACTTATCAATTACGGGGATTTCCTGGAAAACAACCATCCACTTATACCTGCATCCTACTGTGTGGAATGGTGGGCGCAGGAATATGCAAATAAAACTGGCCAGAATGCCCCTGAAAATCCAAACCAGCATGAAGTAATGGATATTTGTAACACTTACAATCTGCCCCTCCACCCTGATTACATCTGTACCTGGCATGACATTGACAGAGATGAATTCGTAAAACTTGCAGAATTCATTGCTCAAAATGGCATAACAAAAGAGCGGGGAAATAAACTGTTGCTACCTGAAGAAAAAGCAAAGGAGCAGGGAATAAAAACGATTCTGGAAAAACTTCTCGTATTACACCGGATTTACGACGAAAAAATAACAATAGAGAATCCTTTACCTTTTATACAGTGCCTGGGATTTGAGGAGAACCTAAAAAAACAGTGGGAAGAATTGCCCTGTGAAGATGTCCTTGAATGTGTCAACAAACTCTCAGGGTGGACTGTCAGAGAGAAAGCACCAATGCGCATCGGAGCAAGGATGGGAAGGCCGGAAAAAGCAAACAGGCGTAAGATGTCCCCCGCTCCTCATGTATTGTTTCCGATAGGTGAAAGCGGAGGAAATACCCGCATGCTCTCAAGTGCCGCATCCTATAAGGCCAACAACAACAGCAAAGTGGGTGAAATAAATATAGAGATAGGAAACCGGATTTGCCCCTCCTGTGGAATGGAAACCCATGAATTCAGATGTGAATGTGGCACCCATACAATCCCAAAACTTTTCTGCCCCCGTTGTGGCAGGGCTGTCAATAAGGATATCTGTCCAAAATGTAAGGCCACCACATCCTGTGTAACCGCCCACAATATAAATTTTAAAACGATATACGACAGGGCATTTGAGAGGCTGGGAGAACGAAATAAACTGGAATCCTTCAAAGGGGTAAAAAGGATGATGTCAAAGCACATGACCCCTGAGCCTCTCGAAAAAGGAATACTTCGAGCAAAACATGACCTTTTCACATTCAAGGATGGAACTGTAAGGTACGACATGTCGGATCTTCCCCTGACACACATCCGGGCCGATGAACTTGGAACCACGGCTGAAAAACTTCGTGAGCTGGGATATGAGACAGATATTCACGGCAATAAACTGGAGAGTAATGATCAGGTCGTAACCCTTAACGTACAGGACCTGGTGGTGTCCCTGGGTGCGGCAGAGTACATACTTCAAACTACAAAATACATCGATGACCTGCTGGTGAAGTATTATGGACTTGAACCCTATTACAAAGCAGAAACTATAGAGGACATTATCGGAGTGATGCTAATCGGCCTGGCACCACACACATCCGCAGGAGTCCTGGGCAGGTTGGTAGGATTCACAAAAGCATCCGTGGGATATGCACATCCTTTCTTCCATGCAGCAAAAAGGCGTAATTGCGATGGTGATGAGGATTGCGTCATGTTGCTTATGGATGGCCTGATTAATTTTTCACATGAATACCTCCCTGACAAAAGAGGAGGAAAGATGGATGCACCCCTTGTACTCACAACCAGGATTGATCCCAGTGAAGTTGATAAGGAAGCACACAACATTGACGTTTGTTCCTCTTATCCTCTGGAATTTTATGAAAATACATTGAATTATACAAATCCCAAGGAACTGGAAGACATTATTGATCTGGTCAGCGGCAGGTTAGGAACCCGGGCACAGTTTGACGGATTCATGTTTACACACGACACTTCGGATATTGCCGGCGGACCAGTCAAAAGTGCATACAAGACACTTGGTTCTATGGTGGAAAAAATGGATGCCCAACTATCCCTGGCAGAAAAAATACGTGCAGTTGATGTGGCAGATGTGGCTGAAAGAGTCCTCATATCACACTTTCTCCCAGACCTTTTTGGCAATCTCAGGGCATTTTCCAGGCAGGGAACCCGGTGTGTCAAATGTGGTGGGAAGTTCAGGAGAGCACCACTTACAGGCACATGCCCACATTGTGGTGGGAGAGTCATACTGACTGTTCATGAAGGGGCGGTCAAGAAATATCTAGAAGTGTCACTGAAGGTCGCAAAAAAGTATAATGTTTCAAGTTATACTCAGCAACGCATCGAACTTATCGGATACGATATCGAATCGTTGTTCAAGAATGATAAATCAAAACAGATGGGACTTGCGGATTATATGTAA
- a CDS encoding ATP-binding protein translates to MPFKINSDVLSMKDYNNIFFSINEENVVSLLSPLHTRDEIYEISAVLVSPHSFNDELYDIYGRMVLGDEVSTEKTIELLKRQLSGDKYSIEGTKKSLRIFNTENKNLYILSYTKKTFKMSSTSILDPAELKENIPVFLKILEILVNCGYEAGEGESDLSLVPMPLREPEYKPHSFEEKEGDKTGEKGKFEVIPREFLDIDFEDVGGCDEAKEQLMLIDLGIRFPKIYEVYKAELPRGILLYGPPGTGKTMLSKAAAKELDANFYSINGSDILSKWYGESEKNLNTLFEKAKASSPSVIFIDEIDALMPQRDTSHEVTVRIVSLLLQEMDGIESTKGVIIMGATNRPNHIDPAFLRPGRFDLKMEVPLPDEKALQDIYHIHLKGRNLEEGMDYEKLAKASKGLTGADVKGIVNACVFNKIVKLRKQMPDVITRSDLNDIETETLTTDEVLKSIEKYKKEINTLVMSPESAGMYA, encoded by the coding sequence ATGCCTTTTAAGATAAACAGTGATGTTCTGAGCATGAAGGATTATAATAACATATTCTTCTCAATCAACGAAGAAAATGTTGTTTCATTACTTTCACCCCTGCATACAAGGGACGAGATTTATGAAATCTCAGCTGTCCTTGTGTCTCCACATTCCTTCAACGATGAACTTTATGATATATACGGAAGAATGGTTCTCGGCGACGAAGTTAGTACTGAAAAAACCATCGAATTATTAAAAAGACAACTTTCAGGAGATAAATATTCAATAGAAGGCACTAAAAAAAGTTTACGCATATTCAACACGGAAAACAAAAATCTCTACATACTCAGTTATACCAAAAAGACATTCAAAATGTCCTCAACCTCTATTCTGGACCCTGCCGAATTAAAAGAAAATATTCCTGTTTTCCTGAAAATACTCGAGATACTTGTAAACTGTGGATATGAAGCCGGCGAGGGAGAAAGTGATCTATCCCTTGTGCCAATGCCCCTGAGAGAACCCGAGTATAAACCCCATTCTTTTGAAGAAAAAGAAGGAGATAAAACAGGAGAAAAGGGAAAATTCGAAGTCATACCCCGTGAATTTTTGGATATTGATTTTGAAGATGTAGGAGGATGCGATGAAGCAAAAGAGCAACTCATGCTAATCGATCTGGGAATACGTTTTCCTAAAATATATGAGGTTTACAAGGCAGAGTTACCTCGTGGAATTCTGTTATACGGCCCGCCGGGTACCGGGAAGACCATGCTTTCAAAAGCTGCTGCAAAAGAGCTGGATGCAAACTTCTATTCCATAAATGGTTCAGACATACTTTCCAAATGGTATGGGGAATCAGAGAAAAACTTGAATACCCTTTTCGAAAAAGCAAAGGCTAGCAGTCCATCGGTGATTTTTATTGACGAGATTGATGCATTAATGCCCCAGAGAGACACTTCACATGAGGTTACAGTAAGGATAGTATCCCTTCTTTTGCAGGAAATGGATGGAATCGAAAGTACAAAAGGAGTGATTATAATGGGTGCTACAAACCGGCCAAACCATATAGATCCGGCATTCCTGCGCCCGGGGAGATTTGATTTGAAAATGGAAGTGCCTCTCCCCGATGAAAAAGCCCTGCAGGATATCTACCATATACACTTAAAGGGACGCAACCTTGAGGAAGGAATGGATTATGAAAAACTGGCAAAGGCCAGCAAAGGACTAACCGGTGCTGACGTTAAAGGGATAGTCAATGCCTGCGTATTTAACAAAATCGTCAAATTGCGCAAACAGATGCCTGATGTCATAACCCGCTCGGACTTAAATGATATAGAAACCGAAACCCTGACAACCGACGAGGTCCTCAAAAGCATTGAAAAATACAAAAAGGAGATAAATACACTTGTCATGTCTCCTGAGTCGGCAGGGATGTATGCCTGA